AGAGTGCATTAGGCGCCTCGTGGAATTGGGGTTTGTGGTCATTGCAGCCGGTGGCGGGGGCATTCCCGTGTACGTGGAGGAAGATGGCACGCTTGAGGGCGTGGACGCGGTCATTGACAAGGACCGGGCCGCAGCGGTGCTAGGACGCGACCTCGGCGCCTCTGAGCTCTACATCCTCACCGGCGTGGACAAGGTGGCCCTCAACTTCGGCACGCCCCACCAGCAGGACTTGAACGAACTCACGCTGGAGCAGGCCAAGAAGTACCTGGCCGAGGGGCACTTTCCGCCAGGGAGCATGGGGCCCAAGATCGAGGCTGCCATCGACTTCTTGCAATGGGGGGGAAAGCTGGTGGTGATTACCTCTATCCAGGGCATGCCTGATGCCCTGGACGGGTTGACCGGCACGCGAATAGTGCCATGAGAGATGGAACGGGAGCACTCAAATGAGCGAAGAGGACAACGAGCAAGGAATTCAGATTCGCATCAACAAGAGGTTTTGCAAGGGGTGTGGCATCTGCGTGGAGTTTTGTCCACAGAATGTATTGGCCATGGAGCGGAACTACCCGGTGGTGGTCAATTTGGAGGCATGTACAGCTTGTCAGCTGTGCGATGCGCGCTGTCCGGACTTTGCCATCACTGTGGTCGGGCAACGGCGCAAGAAGAAGGTGGCCTGACGAACCGCGAGAAGAATGGGAAAGGAAGGGTCAATGCAGGGACAGAAGCGCCCCAGG
This DNA window, taken from candidate division KSB1 bacterium, encodes the following:
- a CDS encoding 4Fe-4S binding protein, with the protein product MSEEDNEQGIQIRINKRFCKGCGICVEFCPQNVLAMERNYPVVVNLEACTACQLCDARCPDFAITVVGQRRKKKVA